GTGGCGGTGGAAAGCACAGGCATCCGGGATAAAACGGAGGGCGAGGGGGTCCCCAAAGGGCCGCTGCGGGTGGCCGCGTATCTGCCGGTGGACCACCGCCTGAGCGAGGTGCGGCGACAAATCGAGGAAGCCCTGGGTCATCTGAGCGCCATCCGTCCGCTGCCCACGGTGCGCACCCGTTGGATCCG
This window of the Anaerolineae bacterium genome carries:
- a CDS encoding 50S ribosomal protein L11 methyltransferase, encoding MTEPAAQWLELSLVVDGELAEAVAEVLSRYAPGGVAVESTGIRDKTEGEGVPKGPLRVAAYLPVDHRLSEVRRQIEEALGHLSAIRPLPTVRTRWIR